From a region of the Equus przewalskii isolate Varuska chromosome 2, EquPr2, whole genome shotgun sequence genome:
- the SFTPC gene encoding surfactant protein C isoform X2 — translation MDVGSKEVLMESPPDYSAAPRGRFGIPCCPVPLKRLLIVVVVVVLVVVVIVGALLMGLHMSQKHTEMVLEMSIGGPEAPQRLALRGRADTTATFSIGSTGIVVYDYQRLLIAYKPAPGTYCYIMKMAPESIPTLEALTRKFQNFQAKSAVATSNLGQEEGSDGGSASSGDLDFLGTTVSTLCGEVPLYYI, via the exons ATGGATGTGGGCAGCAAAGAGGTCTTGATGGAGAGCCCACCG GACTACTCAGCAGCCCCTCGGGGCCGGTTTGGCATCCCCTGCTGCCCTGTGCCCCTCAAACGCCTTCTCATCGTGGTCGTGGTGGTGGTCCTTGTCGTCGTGGTGATTGTAGGGGCCCTGCTCATGGGTCTTCACATGAGCCAGAAACATACTGAGATG GTCCTGGAGATGAGCATTGGGGGGCCGGAAGCCCCGCAGCGCCTGGCCCTGAGAGGGCGTGCGGACACCACTGCCACCTTCTCCATTGGCTCCACTGGCATCGTCGTGTATGACTACCAGCGG CTCCTGATTGCCTACAAACCAGCCCCGGGAACCTACTGCTACATCATGAAGATGGCTCCGGAGAGCATCCCCACTCTTGAGGCTCTCACTAGAAAATTCCAGAACTTCCAG GCCAAGTCTGCAGTGGCTACCTCTAATCTGGGCCAGGAGGAGGGCAGTGATGGTGGCTCGGCATCCTCCGGGGACCTGGACTTCCTGGGCACCACCGTGAGCACCCTGTGTGGCGAGGTGCCCCTTTACTATATCTAA
- the LGI3 gene encoding leucine-rich repeat LGI family member 3: MAGLRARQASGLRLLALSTLSFCLMLHVGAKRPPKMPPCPPSCSCTRDTAFCVDSKAVPRNLPSEVISLTLVNAAFSEIQDGAFSHLPLLQFLLLNSNKFTLIGDNAFTGLSHLQYLFIENNDIWALSKFTFRGLKSLTHLSLANNNLQTLPRDIFRPLDILSDLDLRGNSLNCDCKVKWLVEWLAHTNTTVAPIYCASPPRFQEHKVQDLPLREFDCITTDFVLYQTLPFPAVSAEPFLYSSDLYLALAQPGVSACTVLKWDYVERQLRDYDRIPAPSAVHCKPMVVDSQLYVVVAQLFGGSYIYHWDPNTTRFTKLQDIDPQRVRKPNDLEAFRIDGDWYFAVADSSKAGATSLYRWHQNGFYSHQALHAWHRDTDLEFVDGEGKPRLIVSSSSQAPVIYQWSRTQKQFVAQGEVTQVPDAQAVKHFRAGRDSYLCLSRYIGDSKILRWEGPRFSEVQALPSRGSLALQPFLVGGRRYLALGSDFSFTQIYQWDEGRQKFVRFQELAVQAPRAFCYMPAGDAQLLLAPSFKGQTLVYRHVVVDLSA; the protein is encoded by the exons ATGGCGGGGCTGCGGGCCAGGCAGGCCTCTGGGCTCCGGCTGCTGGCGCTGTCCACGCTCAGCTTCTGCCTAATGCTGCACGTCGGTGCCAAGAGGCCCCCTAAGATGCCCCCCTGCCCGCCCAGCTGCTCCTGCACCAGGGACACCGCCTTCTGCGTGGACTCTAAGGCAGTGCCCAGGAACCTGCCCTCCGAGGTCATCTCTCT GACGCTGGTGAATGCTGCCTTCTCGGAGATCCAGGATGGAGCATTTTCCCACCTGCCACTGCTGCAGTTCCT GTTACTCAATTCCAACAAGTTTACTCTGATTGGAGACAACGCGTTCACAGGACTGTCGCACCTGCAGTACCT ctTCATTGAGAACAATGACATCTGGGCACTATCCAAGTTTACTTTCAGAGGACTCAAGTCTTTGACACACCT CTCACTGGCCAACAATAACCTGCAGACACTGCCTAGAGACATCTTTCGGCCCCTGGATATCCTGAGTGACTT GGACCTGCGAGGCAACTCGCTCAACTGTGACTGCAAGGTGAAGTGGCTGGTGGAGTGGCTGGCGCACACCAACACCACAGTAGCCCCCATCTATTGTGCCAGCCCACCCCGCTTCCAAGAGCACAAGGTGCAGGATTTGCCTCTGCGGGAGTTTGACTGCATCACCACAG ATTTCGTGCTGTACCAGACCCTGCCCTTCCCAGCAGTGTCGGCTGAGCCCTTCCTCTACTCCAGCGACCTCTATTTGGCTCTGGCCCAGCCAGGTGTCAGTGCTTGCACTGTCCTCAAGTGGGACTATGTCGAACGGCAGCTTCGAGACTATGATAGAATCCCAG CTCCTTCTGCAGTGCACTGCAAGCCGATGGTGGTGGACAGCCAGCTGTACGTGGTTGTGGCTCAGCTGTTTGGCGGCTCTTACATTTACCACTGGGACCCCAACACCACACGCTTCACCAAGCTGCAGGACATTGACCCGCAGCGCGTGCGCAAGCCCAATGACCTGGAGGCCTTCCGTATCGACGGCGACTGGTACTTTGCTGTGGCCGACAGCTCCAAGGCTGGTGCCACCAGCCTCTACCGCTGGCACCAGAATGGCTTCTACTCCCACCAGGCCCTGCACGCCTGGCACCGCGATACTGACCTGGAATTTGTAGACGGCGAGGGCAAGCCAAGGCTCATTGTGTCTAGCAGCTCCCAGGCACCTGTCATCTACCAGTGGAGTCGCACCCAGAAGCAGTTTGTGGCCCAGGGTGAGGTGACCCAGGTGCCTGATGCCCAGGCTGTGAAACACTTCCGCGCTGGCCGCGACAGCTACCTGTGTCTCAGCCGCTACATCGGCGACTCCAAGATCCTGCGCTGGGAGGGCCCCCGCTTCTCCGAGGTGCAGGCCCTGCCCTCCCGGGGCTCACTGGCCCTGCAGCCCTTCCTTGTGGGTGGCCGCCGTTACCTGGCACTGGGCAGCGACTTCTCCTTCACACAGATCTACCAGTGGGATGAGGGGCGACAGAAGTTTGTGCGGTTCCAGGAGCTGGCTGTGCAGGCCCCTCGGGCCTTCTGCTACATGCCTGCTGGAGATGCCCAGCTGCTCCTGGCCCCCAGCTTCAAGGGGCAGACGCTTGTGTACCGACACGTCGTGGTGGATCTCAGTGCCTAG
- the REEP4 gene encoding receptor expression-enhancing protein 4 — protein MVSWMICRLVVLVFGLLYPAYASYKAVKTKNIREYVRWMMYWIVFALFMAVETFMDIFISWFPFYYEIKIAFVLWLLSPYTKGASLLYRKFVHPSLSRHEKEIDTYIVQAKERSYETVLSFGKRGLNIAASAAVQAATKSQGALAGRLRSFSMQDLRSIPDTAPTYQDPLYLEDQVPHCRPPIGYRSGGLQDSDTDGECWSDTEVVPQPQTRPPREKPLSRSQSLRVSRKKPLVREGTSRSLKVRTRKKTVPSDMDS, from the exons ATGGTGTCCTGGATGATCTGTCGCCTGGTGGT GCTGGTATTTGGGCTGCTGTACCCAGCTTATGCTTCGTACAAGGCTGTGAAGACCAAGAACATTCGTGAATAT gTCCGGTGGATGATGTACTGGATAGTCTTTGCACTCTTCATGGCAGTGGAGACCTTCATGGACATCTTTATTTCCTG GTTCCCTTTCTACTACGAGATCAAGATTGCTTTTGTGCTGTGGCTGCTCTCGCCCTACACCAAGGGGGCCAGCCTACTTTACCGCAAGTTCGTCCACCCATCCTTGTCCCGCCATGAGAAG GAGATCGACACCTACATTGTGCAGGCCAAGGAGCGCAGCTATGAGACAGTGCTCAGCTTTGGGAAGCGGGGCCTCAACATTGCTGCTTCAGCCGCTGTGCAGGCTGCCACCAAG AGTCAGGGTGCGCTGGCTGGAAGGCTGCGGAGCTTCTCCATGCAGGACCTGCGCTCCATCCCTGATACTGCCCCCACCTACCAGGATCCCCTCTACCTGGAGGACCAGGTTCCCCACTGCAGGCCACCCATCG GGTACCGGTCAGGGGGCCTGCAGGACAGTGACACTGATGGCGAGTGTTGGTCCGATACAGAGGTAGTTCCGCAGCCACAAACCCGGCCCCCCCGAGAGAAGCCTCTGAGCCGCAGCCAGAGCCTGCGTGTGAGCAGGAAGAAGCCGCTGGTGCGGGAG GGCACCTCACGCTCCCTGAAGGTTCGGACGAGGAAAAAGACCGTGCCCTCAGACATGGACAGCTAG
- the SFTPC gene encoding surfactant protein C isoform X1: protein MDVGSKEVLMESPPDYSAAPRGRFGIPCCPVPLKRLLIVVVVVVLVVVVIVGALLMGLHMSQKHTEMVLEMSIGGPEAPQRLALRGRADTTATFSIGSTGIVVYDYQRLLIAYKPAPGTYCYIMKMAPESIPTLEALTRKFQNFQLRPTAKLLASAEPTQHLGASDSSTVPSLLAKSAVATSNLGQEEGSDGGSASSGDLDFLGTTVSTLCGEVPLYYI, encoded by the exons ATGGATGTGGGCAGCAAAGAGGTCTTGATGGAGAGCCCACCG GACTACTCAGCAGCCCCTCGGGGCCGGTTTGGCATCCCCTGCTGCCCTGTGCCCCTCAAACGCCTTCTCATCGTGGTCGTGGTGGTGGTCCTTGTCGTCGTGGTGATTGTAGGGGCCCTGCTCATGGGTCTTCACATGAGCCAGAAACATACTGAGATG GTCCTGGAGATGAGCATTGGGGGGCCGGAAGCCCCGCAGCGCCTGGCCCTGAGAGGGCGTGCGGACACCACTGCCACCTTCTCCATTGGCTCCACTGGCATCGTCGTGTATGACTACCAGCGG CTCCTGATTGCCTACAAACCAGCCCCGGGAACCTACTGCTACATCATGAAGATGGCTCCGGAGAGCATCCCCACTCTTGAGGCTCTCACTAGAAAATTCCAGAACTTCCAG cTCCGCCCCACTGCCAagctcctggcttctgctgagcCCACACAGCACCTCGGAGCTTCTGACTCCAGCACAGTCCCCTCtttactg GCCAAGTCTGCAGTGGCTACCTCTAATCTGGGCCAGGAGGAGGGCAGTGATGGTGGCTCGGCATCCTCCGGGGACCTGGACTTCCTGGGCACCACCGTGAGCACCCTGTGTGGCGAGGTGCCCCTTTACTATATCTAA